One Platichthys flesus chromosome 14, fPlaFle2.1, whole genome shotgun sequence genomic region harbors:
- the elovl1a gene encoding elongation of very long chain fatty acids protein 1a, which produces MLGEAWSNILELHNAVLLRTDVRVRDYPLMQSPVGNILILLAYVFFSVYVGPRLMANRKPFSLKPAMLVYNLSMVVLNAYIVLEFLLSGWGTTYTWRCDLVDTSTSPEVLRMVQVCWLFYFSKFIELLDTVFFVLRKKQGQITFLHVFHHSFMPLTWWWGVTLTPSSGMGSFHAMVNAGIHVIMYFYYGLSAAGPRFQKYLWWKKYMTAIQLVQFVLVSVHISQYYFMEKCDYQVKWYIHLIWMYGVFFFLLFSNFWVQTYIKGKRLPASNDKPKMNGSTSEPIAVVANGKHKENGHVSHYTNGKIVMGKVKEI; this is translated from the exons ATGCTGGGGGAAGCTTGGTCAAACATTTTAGAGTTGCACAATGCTGTATTACTAAGAACCG ATGTCAGAGTCAGAGACTACCCTCTGATGCAGAGTCCCGTAGGGAATATCCTCATCCTGTTGGCCTacgtcttcttctctgtgtaCGTCGGGCCTCGCCTGATGGCCAACCGCAAACCTTTTAGTTTAAAACCAGCCATGCTCGTCTACAACCTCAGCATGGTTGTACTGAACGCCTACATAGTGTTGGAG TTCTTGTTGTCTGGATGGGGCACCACCTATACATGGAGATGTGACCTAGTCGACACGTCCACCAGCCCTGAGGTTCTCAGA ATGGTTCAAGTTTGTtggctgttttatttttcaaaattcaTTGAACTCCTCGACACA gtaTTCTTTGTGCTGAGGAAGAAACAAGGCCAGATCACGTTTCTCCACGTGTTCCATCACTCCTTCATGCCGTTGACATGGTGGTGGGGCGTCACACTGACTCCTT CTAGTGGAATGGGCAGCTTCCACGCCATGGTGAATGCAGGCATCCACGTTATCATGTACTTCTACTACGGACTCTCTGCTGCAGGGCCTCGCTTCCAGAAATACCTGTGGTGGAAGAAGTACATGACTGCCATACAGCTT GTTCAGTTTGTCCTGGTCTCCGTCCACATCAGCCAGTACTACTTCATGGAGAAATGTGACTACCAGGTGAAGTGGTATATCCACCTGATCTGGATGTACggagtcttcttcttcctgttatTCTCCAACTTCTGGGTGCAGACCTACATAAAGGGAAAGCGGCTGCCCGCCTCAAACGACAAGCCGAAGATGAACGGCTCCACCAGCGAACCCATCGCTGTGGTGGCCAACGGCAAGCACAAGGAGAATGGACACGTGTCCCACTACACCAACGGCAAAATCGTCATGGGCAAAGTAAAGGAGATCTAA
- the bokb gene encoding bcl-2-related ovarian killer protein homolog B, whose translation MEVLRRSSVFAAEVLDVFDRSLTEKELVSQSKALCRDYILSRLDHNGMGWSESELNLSPSNAGLAEVSLVLLCLGDELECIQPSLYRHVARQLNISVAMENMVSDAFIGVATEIFATGITWGKVVSMFAVAGALAVDCVRQGRGTNVHIIVDSLGQFVRKFLVPWLKRRGGWAELTKCVVKKELIPEQPWLSSVVESLKYFLTTMYVYIMKEP comes from the exons ATGGAGGTCCTGCGGAGGTCTTCTGTGTTCGCCGCAGAGGTCCTGGACGTGTTTGACCGCTCGCTGACAGAGAAGGAGCTGGTGTCTCAGTCCAAAGCCCTGTGCAGAGACTACATCTTGTCCAGGCTTGACCACAACGGCATGGGATGGTCCGAGTCTGAACTCAACCTCTCTCCCTCAAATGCGGGGCTCGCCGAGGTTTCTCTGGTCCTGCTCTGCCTCG GCGACGAGCTGGAGTGCATACAGCCCTCTTTGTACCGGCACGTGGCGCGGCAGCTCAACATATCGGTTGCCATGGAGAACATGGTTTCGGATGCCTTTATCGGCGTGGCAACGGAGATCTTCGCGACAG GTATAACATGGGGTAAGGTGGTTTCCATGTTTGCCGTGGCTGGAGCTCTGGCAGTGGACTGTGTCAGACAAGGACGTGGGACCAACGTACACATCATAGTTGACAGTCTGGGACAGTTTGTCCGCAAGTTCCTGGTTCCTTGGTTGAAGAGACGCGGAGGATGG gcGGAGCTCACGAAATGTGTAGTAAAAAAAGAACTCATTCCTGAACAGCCGTGGTTGTCGTCTGTCGTCGAGTCCCTAAAGTACTTCCTCACTACGATGTACGTCTACATCATGAAGGAGCCATGA
- the cdc20 gene encoding cell division cycle protein 20 homolog codes for MAQFGFENDIHSILKLDMPISNAPMARWQRKASSSNTSAQSGLSPGKSTNVSLSSSKTPSKTPGKNKKQTPSKMGGDRFIPTRNSNQMDVASFLLTKENDCLDTNNTAGKSDNQKAWSVSLNGYNIEDAKILHLGGKPLNAPEGYQNNLKVLYSQVATPASAKKTRYISLTPDRILDAPALRNDFYLNLLDWSSRNVLAVALHNTAYLWDASQGDIVQLMKLDREEDYICSLSWTKEGSYLAIGTSDCKVQLWDVENQKRLRSMPSHTARVGSLSWNDHILSSGSRSGHIHHHDVRVADHHIFTLSGHSQEVCGLTWSPDGRYLASGGNDNLVCIWPRVNGGSNESQSVRAWSEHQGAVKALAWCPWQPNILASGGGTSDRHIRVWNVNSGSCISSIDTQSQISSLCFAPNYKELVSAHGYAHNNVVIWNYPSLTRVAELNGHEDRVLSLTMSPDCSTVATVAGDETIRMWKSFELDPVKKKAKERLVKSTNSVIHHSIR; via the exons ATGGCGCAGTTCGGGTTTGAGAACGACATCCACAGTATCCTGAAGCTGGACATGCCCATCAGCAACGCTCCCATGGCGAGGTGGCAGAGAAAGGCCAGCTCCTCCAACACCTCCGCCCAGAGCGGCCTGTCGCCCGGCAAATCCACCAACGTGTCGCTGAGCTCCTCCAAGACACCGAGCAAAACCCCAG ggaaaaataaaaagcaaacgCCCTCCAAAATGGGGGGTGACCGCTTCATCCCCACCAGAAACAGCAACCAGATGGATGTGGCGAGCTTCCTGCTCACAAAGGAGAACGACTGCCtggacacaaacaacacagcaggGAAATCA GACAACCAGAAGGCCTGGTCTGTGTCACTGAATGGATACAACATTGAAGATGCAAAGATCCTGCACCTTGGGGGGAAACCACTGAATGCACCAGAAG GATATCAAAACAACCTGAAAGTCCTCTACAGCCAGGTTGCAACTCCTGCCTCGGCCAAGAAGACGAGATACATTTCTTTAACTCCAGACAGAATCCTGGATGCTCCTGCACTTCGCAATGATTTCT atTTGAATCTGCTTGACTGGAGCAGTCGAAACGTTCTTGCTGTGGCTCTTCATAACACTGCTTACCTGTGGGACGCCAGTCAAGGAGACATCGTTCAGCTCATGAAGTTGGACCGTGAGGAGGACTACATCTGCTCCTTGTCCTGGACCAAAGAGGGAAGCTACCTGGCCATCGGCACAAGTGACTGCAAAGTTCAG CTGTGGGATGTTGAAAACCAGAAGCGTTTGCGGAGCATGCCCAGCCACACAGCCAGAGTTGGTAGCCTGAGCTGGAATGACCATATTCTTTCCAG TGGCTCCAGATCAGGACACATTCACCATCATGATGTGAGGGTGGCAGACCACCACATCTTCACACTCAGCGGTCACTCTCAGGAGGTGTGCGGTCTGACGTGGTCCCCAGACGGGCGCTACCTGGCCAGTGGAGGCAACGACAACTTGGTGTGCATATGGCCCCGTGTGAATGGGGGCAGCAACGAGAGCCAATCAGTCCGCGCCTGGAGCGAACATCAAGGAGCTGTCAAG GCTTTGGCCTGGTGTCCATGGCAGCCAAACATCCTCGCATCCGGAGGCGGTACCAGTGATCGTCACATCCGCGTGTGGAATGTAAACAGTGGCTCCTGCATCAGTTCCATTGACACTCAGTCCCAG ATCTCATCACTGTGCTTTGCACCAAACTATAAAGAACTGGTCTCTGCTCATGGATATGCCCACAACAACGTCGTTATCTGGAACTATCCGTCTCTCACCAGAGTCGCAGAGCTCAACG gtCATGAGGACAGAGTTCTGAGTTTGACTATGAGCCCCGACTGCTCTACCGTTGCGACAGTCGCTGGGGACGAAACAATTCGCATGTGGAAGAGCTTTGAACTGGATCCAGTTAAGAAGAAGGCCAAAGAAAGGCTGGTGAAATCAACCAACAGTGTCATTCATCATTCAATCAGATAA
- the LOC133967853 gene encoding uncharacterized protein LOC133967853: MKFLGFLVLMLCHSSRAFPAPVDTVIVQAQQWGVVGAQRVEEQVLLNGVSLPGTSQEFNNIKETISTDAFLFALISVNQTSVLMNHTVLRSRECILEGTELHWTDRVFYDGKVYLTLDHSDTWTAHAPQALAIKVLWDQEEEHTRAERIRLQDGCIRLMRELKLSGEQSGAEIPLPQVLIPILALLAFTGFILISLLLSKNKGLRHPGGVVGSLIHYPKDMTEKSPEKKGNGYRTL; encoded by the exons ATGAAGTTTCTTGGCTTTCTCGTGCTAATGCTGTGCCACTCGTCTCGGGCTTTTCCTGCTCCAGTGG ATACTGTCATAGTCCAGGCCCAGCAGTGGGGAGTGGTGGGTGCTCAGAGGGTCGAGGAACAGGTTCTTCTCAATGGAGTCTCACTGCCCGGCACAAGCCAGGAATTCAACAATATAAAGGAAACCATTTCGACCGATGCATTCCTCTTTGCTCTCATCAGTGTCAACCAGACTTCAGTGCTCA TGAACCACACTGTTCTGCGCTCTCGTGAATGCATACTGGAGGGTACTGAGCTGCACTGGACGGACCGCGTGTTCTATGATGGGAAGGTCTATCTTACTCTGGACCACTCGGACACGTGGACGGCCCATGCTCCACAAGCACTGGCCATCAAAGTGTTGtgggaccaggaggaggagcacacaCGGGCAGAGAGGATCCGCCTTCAGGATGGATGCATCAGGCTCATGAGGGAGCTGAAGCTCTCTGGGGAACAGTCGG gtGCAGAGATTCCCTTGCCTCAGGTTCTGATCCCCATCCTGGCACTGCTGGCATTTACAGGCTTTATCCTgatcagcctcctcctctccaaaaACAAAG GTTTGAGGCACCCTGGAG GGGTTGTTGGCTCTCTCATACATTACCCCAAGGACATGACTGAGAAGAGTCCAGAGAAGAAAGGCAATGGTTACCGTACCTTGTGA